Proteins encoded in a region of the Capra hircus breed San Clemente chromosome 3, ASM170441v1, whole genome shotgun sequence genome:
- the LRRC8B gene encoding volume-regulated anion channel subunit LRRC8B produces the protein MITLTELKCLADAQSCYHILKPWWDVFWYYITLIMLLVAVLAGALQLTQSRVLCCLPCKVEFDNHCAVPWDILKASVNASSNAGMPLPLPLRIQNDLHRQQYSYIDAVCYEKQLHWFAKFFPYLVLLHTLIFAACSNFWLHYPSTSSRLEHFVAILHKCFDSPWTTRALSETVAEQSVRPLTFSKSKVLLSSSGCSAGDVDSNKQSLSYPQPGLESAGIESPTSSVLDKKEGEQAKAIFEKVKRFRLHVEQKDIIYRVYLKQIIVKVILFVLIITYVPYFLTYITLEIDCSVDVQAFTGYKRYQCVYSLAEIFKVLASFYVILVILYGLTSSYSLWWMLRSSLKQYSFEALREKSNYSDIPDVKNDFAFILHLADQYDPLYSKRFSIFLSEVSENKLKQINLNNEWTVEKLKSKLVKNAQDKVELHLFMLNGLPDNVFELTEIEVLSLELIPEVKLPSAISQLVSLKELHVYHSSLVVDHPALAFLEENLKILRLKFTEMGKIPRWVFHLKNLKELYLSGCVLPEQVSTMQLEGFQDLKNLRTLYLKSSLSRIPQVITDLLPSLQKLSLDNEGSKLVVLNNLKKMVNLKSLELISCDLERIPHSIFSLNNLHELDLRENNLKTVEEIISFQHLQNLSCLKLWHNNIAYIPAQIGALSNLEQLSLDHNNIENLPLQLFLCTKLHYLDLSYNHLTFIPEEIQYLSNLQYFAVTNNNIEMLPDGLFQCKKLQCLLLGKNSLMSLSPHVGELSNLTHLELIGNYLETLPPELEGCQSLKRSCLIVEENLLNTLPPPVTERLQTCLDKC, from the exons ATGATCACACTAACAGAGTTAAAATGTCTAGCAGACGCCCAGTCGTGTTACCACATCCTGAAGCCATGGTGGGACGTCTTTTGGTATTACATCACCCTGATCATGCTGCTGGTGGCCGTGCTGGCTGGAGCCCTCCAGCTGACACAGAGCAGGGTTCTGTGCTGTCTTCCCTGTAAGGTGGAATTTGACAATCACTGCGCCGTGCCTTGGGACATCCTGAAAGCCAGCGTGAACGCATCCTCCAATGCCGGGATGCCACTTCCGCTGCCCCTCAGAATCCAGAACGACCTCCACCGACAGCAGTACTCCTACATTGACGCCGTCTGTTACGAAAAGCAGCTCCACTGGTTCGCCAAGTTCTTCCCCTACTTGGTGCTCTTGCACACGCTCATCTTTGCAGCCTGCAGCAACTTCTGGCTTCACTACCCCAGCACCAGTTCCAGGCTCGAGCATTTTGTGGCCATCCTGCACAAGTGCTTCGATTCTCCGTGGACCACCCGCGCCCTGTCAGAGACAGTGGCTGAGCAGTCAGTGAGGCCCCTGACCTTCTCCAAATCCAAGGTTCTGCTCTCGTCCTCAGGGTGCTCAGCCGGCGACGTGGACTCCAACAAGCAGTCATTGTCCTACCCACAGCCTGGCTTAGAGTCAGCTGGCATAGAAAGCCCGACTTCTAGCGTCCTGGACAAGAAGGAGGGCGAACAGGCCAAAGCCAtctttgaaaaagtgaaaaggtTCCGCCTGCACGTGGAGCAAAAGGACATCATCTATCGAGTGTACCTGAAGCAGATCATAGTCAAAGTCATTTTGTTTGTCCTCATCATAACTTACGTTCCGTATTTTTTAACCTACATCACTCTGGAAATTGACTGTTCAGTGGATGTGCAGGCTTTTACTGGATACAAGCGCTACCAGTGTGTGTACTCCTTGGCAGAAATATTCAAGGTCCTGGCTTCGTTTTACGTCATTTTGGTTATACTTTACGGTCTCACCTCGTCTTACAGCTTGTGGTGGATGCTGCGGAGCTCTCTGAAGCAATATTCCTTCGAGGCACTGAGAGAAAAAAGCAACTACAGCGACATTCCGGATGTCAAGAACGATTTCGCCTTTATCCTCCATCTGGCTGATCAATACGACCCGCTTTACTCCAAACGCTTCTCCATATTCCTGTCAGAGGTCAGTGAGAACAAACTGAAACAGATCAACCTCAACAATGAATGGACGGTCGAGAAGCTAAAAAGCAAGCTTGTGAAAAATGCCCAGGACAAGGTAGAACTGCACCTTTTCATGCTAAACGGTCTTCCCGACAATGTCTTCGAGCTGACAGAAATCGAAGTGCTAAGCCTGGAGCTGATCCCTGAGGTCAAGCTCCCCTCTGCGATCTCACAGCTGGTCAGCCTCAAGGAGCTCCACGTGTACCACTCGTCCCTGGTGGTCGACCACCCTGCCCTGGCCTTTCTAGAGGAGAATTTAAAAATCCTCCGCCTGAAATTTACTGAAATGGGGAAAATCCCGCGCTGGGTGTTTCACCTGAAGAATCTCAAGGAGCTTTACCTGTCGGGCTGTGTGCTGCCTGAGCAGGTAAGCACCATGCAGCTGGAGGGCTTTCAGGATCTGAAAAACCTGAGGACCCTCTACTTGAAGAGCAGCCTCTCCCGGATCCCACAAGTTATCACAGACCTCCTGCCTTCGCTGCAGAAGTTGTCCCTCGATAACGAGGGGAGCAAGCTGGTTGTAttgaacaatctgaaaaagaTGGTCAATCTGAAAAGCCTGGAGCTGATCAGCTGCGACCTGGAACGTATTCCACACTCCATTTTCAGTCTGAACAATTTGCATGAGTTAGACCTCAGAGAAAATAACCTTAAAACTGTGGAAGAGATCATTAGCTTTCAGCACCTCCAGAATCTTTCCTGCTTAAAGTTGTGGCACAATAACATTGCTTATATTCCAGCCCAGATCGGGGCATTGTCTAATCTAGAGCAGCTCTCTTTGGACCATAATAACATTGAGAACCTGCCCCTGCAGCTTTTCCTATGCACCAAACTACATTATTTGGATCTAAGCTATAACCACCTAACCTTCATTCCAGAAGAAATCCAGTATCTGAGTAATTTGCAGTACTTTGCTGTGACCAATAACAAC aTTGAGATGCTTCCAGATGGGCTGTTTCAGTGCAAAAAGCTGCAGTGTTTACTCTTGGGGAAAAATAGCCTGATGAGCTTGTCACCTCACGTGGGTGAGCTGTCGAACCTTACTCATCTGGAGCTCATCGGTAATTACCTGGAAACACTTCCTCCTGAACTGGAAGGGTGTCAGTCCCTAAAACGGAGCTGTCTGATTGTCGAGGAGAATTTGCTCAATACTCTTCCTCCCCCTGTAACAGAACGTTTGCAAACATGCCTGGATAAATGTTGA